Proteins encoded in a region of the Amyelois transitella isolate CPQ chromosome 9, ilAmyTran1.1, whole genome shotgun sequence genome:
- the LOC106132473 gene encoding fibrillin-1 gives MNRLRVPVLFLTVVLCVLVVCEVEGRGRSSRDLPVGVCPETVNVPKTKWKGGKRVQYVEKVKKNACCSGWYYNRKEKACKAVCDLGCDGGTCVEPNVCRCPTSLVLKDNRQCVPPTCKDPCVNAVCVSDDECMCNPDYVPLNNTHCGPQCLPGFHNDPSTLNCTCNTGFKIDPNNSTNCLPICEPECVNATCIAPNTCSCLYGYDKMNNFTCSPKCDDCDNGDCVAPNMCQCNAGFSKNSVGKCVPVCSKPCLNGYCAEPEKCGCDSGYQPDNDPYVCAPVCKIECVNAICVSPNKCSCLPGFRGSEEGNICTPVCSNCINGDCVGPDVCKCREGFSLEAGICSPVCNKSCVNGECVAPDTCRCNEDYMSNASDSHVCYKPCPGVCEHGTCDLDGVCLCDRGYVAENGTCIELKPVNCESCNGTCSDGECWCDDDKPCFRVESAEVAPTTTLAGMELSWVVAGAIILLLLMVMIVVMQRIYSRRKKYETKTPNYYNACGSVVYTVPNTLTKGFNDLDEEEREDTKSVYENVEEEKHVQKQLLSSEDNV, from the exons TGTGCCGAAGACCAAATGGAAAGGCGGAAAACGTGTT CAATACGttgaaaaagtgaaaaagaaCGCGTGCTGCAGCGGATGGTATTACAACCGCAAGGAGAAGGCTTGCAAAGCTGTCTGCGACCTTGGCTGCGATGGAGGCACCTGCGTGGAACCCAACGTCTGCCGGTGCCCCACCTCGCTAGTCCTCAAAGACAACAGGCAGTGCGTCCCCCCCACTTGCAAAGACCCATGCGTCAACGCGGTCTGCGTCAGTGACGACGAATGCATGTGCAATCCTGACTACGTCCCCCTCAACAACACTCACTGCGGCCCTCAATGCCTCCCTGGTTTCCACAACGACCCATCAACACTGAACTGCACTTGCAACACAGGCTTCAAAATCGACCCAAATAACTCAACAAACTGCCTACCAATTTGCGAACCTGAATGCGTCAACGCTACGTGCATTGCTCCTAATACCTGTTCATGCCTTTACGGATACGATAAGATGAATAACTTCACATGCAGTCCGAAATGCGATGATTGTGACAACGGTGATTGCGTAGCTCCAAACATGTGTCAATGTAATGCAGGCTTCTCCAAAAATAGCGTCGGAAAATGCGTTCCTGTGTGCAGCAAGCCATGTTTGAACGGCTATTGTGCGGAGCCCGAGAAATGCGGTTGTGACAGCGGCTACCAGCCCGATAATGATCCTTACGTCTGCGCACCAGTGTGCAAAATTGAATGCGTTAACGCTATTTGCGTTTCACCTAACAAATGCTCCTGCCTACCTGGCTTTAGAGGTTCCGAAGAAGGGAACATTTGCACTCCAGTTTGCTCCAATTGTATTAACGGAGACTGCGTAGGCCCTGATGTATGCAAATGCCGTGAAGGTTTCAGTTTAGAAGCAGGAATCTGCTCTCCAGTTTGCAATAAGAGCTGTGTTAACGGAGAATGCGTAGCACCAGATACTTGCAGATGTAATGAAGACTATATGAGCAATGCGAGTGACAGTCATGTCTGTTACAAGCCGTGTCCTGGAGTGTGTGAACATGGGACTTGCGATTTGGATGGAGTATGTCTTTGTGATCGAGGATACGTGGCTGAGAATGGCACGTGTATCGAATTAAAACC GGTGAACTGTGAGTCGTGCAACGGAACCTGCTCTGATGGGGAATGCTGGTGTGATGATGATAAGCCCTGCTTCAGGGTTGAGTCAGCGGAAGTAGCGCCAACTACCAC TCTAGCTGGTATGGAGCTATCGTGGGTTGTGGCGGGAGCCATAATCCTCCTCCTGCTCATGGTGATGATCGTGGTGATGCAGAGGATCTACAGCCGCAGGAAGAAGTACGAGACCAAAACACCCAACTATT acaaCGCCTGCGGTAGTGTGGTATACACAGTTCCTAATACCTTAACGAAAGGGTTCAACGACCTCGACGAGGAAGAAAGAGAAGACACGAAATCTGTTTACGAGAACGTGGAAGAAGAGAAACATGTTCAGAAACAGCTTCTCTCTTCAGAAGATAATGTATAG
- the LOC106132506 gene encoding putative uncharacterized protein DDB_G0282499 — protein sequence MRVGSDSAYCLFKMKGLLIIWAIAACAYAVDSDDVQSVKSVKGGLSRYIYKGDNNISRFYNSRQFNLTKHKDVEEIGVCYIEIPTAQLVQDQNHVPAGNGSRPELSRIRSCCHGYARNIHDFMVCEPVCSKGCINSLCVAPETCQCYPDYVKNSAGFCTATCPIGCQNGRCSGGECICNSGYKLDSESKYCVPSCKDGCGGSGNCTAPNTCTCQPGYQSTPEGSCKASCEHCENGECVAPNRCNCRTGYSKDPQGKCKPQCTPACRSNTNCIAPNVCSAPSEFSPQNHGLPLNVMPLHPENQVNNTTRPLQPNTNHYPNPYNPNYPQGPYYQYPGNNPNYNTRNLSNGSHDSSYSQQGQISQRPDEGFYFNQGNYPYPGGQNPQQGIASPNNTLYPSLPRSGQESNHYPGNNYPGNNPNYNTQNLSNGSHDSSYSQQGQISQRPDEGFYFNQGNYPYPGGQNPQQGIASPNNTLYPSPPRPEQESNHYPGNNYPGRPYQGNQYPGGQYPENQYSGNQYPNGPHVHQNEPNSSQPHRGDIDSDSNQGSRSTSPNNTIHGYPYPGSNRNPIYQESNSYYAGGRQQNTSFNSMNQYGSSSYDSSDQRHGQTYQGSYNRSQQESHDSRNQRNFDSTQHQSYDISNQRSYDSSHRESHDSSQHGQYGSEYQSNYGNFNRDSQNSSVFGQLDAHHHNYSNQDTQHSNQGLQHSSNQDTQNSYHHGNSSSNQGSTQYGSYDSSRRESLDSTNQRNHQGFDRANQATYPYFNSGSNPREAPEVSNQVANQSVDNTGHTYVHGFADRFDIDNKENIDQQSADVPVCSKACINSYCVEGNECRCKPGYIPDRTNLSVCQPHCPGGCPNGVCSGPRLCLCNAGYYKDTSVKGRQVCVKRNR from the exons ATGCGCGTTGGCAGCGACAGCGCATATTGTTTG ttcaaAATGAAAGGTCTATTAATTATATGGGCTATAGCAGCCTGCGCGTACGCAGTCGACTCAGATGATGTCCAATCAGTAAAGTCTGTCAAGGGAGGTCTTTCTCGGTACATTTATAAGGGAGACAACAATATTTCTAG attcTATAACAGCCGGCAGTTCAATTTGACAAAACATAAGGATGTTGAAGAAATAGGAGTTTGTTATATAGAAATACC AACAGCCCAATTAGTTCAAGATCAAAATCATGTGCCAGCTGGTAATGGG TCACGCCCAGAGCTGTCTAGAATCCGAAGCTGCTGCCACGGCTACGCCAGAAACATCCACGATTTCATGGTCTGCGAGCCGGTCTGTTCCAAGGGCTGCATCAACTCCCTCTGCGTCGCCCCAGAGACCTGCCAATGCTACCCTGACTACGTCAAGAATTCTGCAGGCTTTTGTACCGCTACCTGCCCTATTGGATGCCAGAATGGAAGATGTTCTGGTGGCGAATGTATTTGTAACTCTGGATACAAATTAGACTCGGAAAGCAAATATTGTGTGCCGAGTTGCAAAGATGGGTGCGGTGGGTCAG GAAACTGTACAGCACCAAACACCTGTACTTGCCAGCCAGGTTACCAGTCGACTCCAGAAGGCTCTTGCAAAGCCTCTTGTGAACATTGCGAGAACGGAGAATGTGTCGCCCCGAACAGATGTAATTGTCGTACTGGTTATAGTAAAGATCCACAAGGAAAATGCAAGCCACAATGCACTCC tgccTGCCGATCTAATACCAACTGCATCGCTCCAAACGTGTGCTCAGCTCCCTCTGAATTCTCTCCGCAAAATCATGGTCTACCACTTAATGTAATGCCACTTCATCCAGAAAATCAAGTGAATAATACAACACGCCCACTACAACCAAACACAAACCATTATCCTAATCCATACAATCCAAATTACCCACAAGGTCCATATTACCAATATCCAGGAAATAATCCAAATTATAACACACGGAATCTTTCAAATGGATCACATGACAGCTCCTATAGTCAACAAGGTCAAATATCGCAACGGCCCGATGAAGGCTTCTATTTCAATCAGGGAAATTACCCTTATCCAGGAGGCCAAAATCCTCAACAAGGAATTGCTTCACcaaataatacattatatCCTTCTCTACCAAGATCAGGACAAGAATCAAATCATTATCCGGGTAATAATTATCCAGGAAATAATCCAAATTATAACACACAGAATCTTTCAAATGGATCACATGACAGCTCCTATAGTCAACAAGGTCAAATATCGCAAAGGCCCGATGAAGGCTTCTATTTCAATCAGGGAAATTACCCTTATCCAGGAGGCCAAAATCCTCAACAAGGAATTGCTTCGCCAAATAATACATTATACCCTTCTCCACCAAGACCAGAACAAGAATCAAATCATTATCCGGGAAATAATTATCCAGGAAGGCCATATCAGGGCAATCAATATCCAGGCGGTCAATATCCAGAAAATCAATATTCAGGGAATCAGTATCCAAATGGTCCACATGTTCATCAAAATGAACCCAATTCTTCTCAACCACATAGAGGAGACATAGATTCTGATAGTAATCAAGGCTCTCGATCAACATCGCCAAATAACACCATCCATGGATACCCATATCCTGGATCAAATCGCAACCCAATTTACCAAGAATCGAACTCCTATTATGCTGGTGGCCGTCAACAAAATACTTCTTTTAACTCTATGAACCAATATGGCTCTAGTTCATATGACTCATCAGATCAAAGACATGGTCAAACATATCAAGGATCATACAATAGATCTCAACAAGAATCACACGACTCCAGAAACCAGAGAAATTTCGATTCGACGCAGCATCAGTCATATGATATATCTAACCAAAGATCATATGATTCATCGCATCGTGAATCTCATGATTCTTCTCAACATGGTCAATATGGATCGGAATATCAAAGTAATTATGGAAATTTCAACCGCGACTCTCAGAATTCTTCAGTCTTTGGGCAACTTGATGCACATCATCACAATTATTCAAATCAAGATACCCAACATTCTAATCAAGGCCTTCAACATTCTTCCAACCAAGACACGCAAAACTCTTATCATCACGGCAATAGCTCTTCAAATCAAGGCTCAACACAGTATGGGTCTTATGATTCTTCAAGACGGGAATCTCTAGACTCTACAAATCAAAGAAATCACCAAGGTTTTGACAGAGCCAATCAAGCAACATACCCTTACTTCAATTCGGGCAGTAATCCCAGAGAAGCTCCTGAAGTATCTAATCAGGTTGCCAACCAAAGTGTTGATAACACTGGTCACACTTATGTTCACGGTTTCGCAGATAGATTTGATATAGATAACAAAGAGAATATAGACCAACAATCTGCCGATGTGCCAGTGTGTTCAAAGGCTTGCATTAACAGCTATTGCGTTGAAGGGAACGAATGCCGATGCAAGCCGGGATACATCCCTGACAGGACAAATCTAAGCGT ATGCCAGCCACATTGCCCTGGAGGGTGTCCTAATGGAGTATGCTCTGGCCCCAGACTTTGCCTGTGTAATGCGGGCTACTACAAGGATACGAGTGTCAAAGGGAGACAAGTATGCGTAAAACGAAACAGATAG
- the LOC132902076 gene encoding uncharacterized protein LOC132902076 — protein MPRPRTQTREERLEKRRLYERRRKERIKSNAETREEFLKKDRERYARKKAAGLIVSRHQMNKTKLRNLRRRNNISAAAYYQRKKKRATTAPTATRANSLVGTVQDHPEQSSTNQIGEDINNPGLSTSCQDSPSSTARPARCNTLRHSLRLNSRSSISTNIQPQHTATTTSRPIYTSSPRQTPLSRHRNFVDNNNPGPSTSRQDYPSSSLRPTRCSMIRRCLRMNSDSSVSSDVQHHIYDNVVTTTPCVLPSSAQRIPSPSNLSSIESTLCPNSPVSESSITSVELRRALKDKFRIYQRTKNKLITELQNKLLQVSREKEMLKKRCNRLQSSYINLKKNTQKVEKKTEVVIKSDKKKKQYLTRVVTFLEDDENSTICPGKNDTISRHGLKKQKRLMTDTLKNLHLKYLKSGEPPISYSTFSRLKPFWIIQPNVNARNTCLCEKHENMKLLIESMKRNRLIKENTISDVLNSLCCSKDNIDCLQRTCSNCKSRLIDYQEFDNGVHVTYWNWEKNKSTYTKNSVEKSAIKVEKVRHWVKPLDLIKKFENSLKAFLQHCLNNKNQNQAFKTLKENMTTEDCIIQIDFSENYTTKYGSEIQSLHFGGSRKQFTLHTAVIYFKLNNETCKTQSFCTVSTSLRHDAAAVWAHLVPILREIEITAPLVRNLYIISDSPSAQYRNKKILYIISQLSSYCPMLTHIVWNYCECGHGKSAADGVGGVLKRTLDKQVAYQHDITNIEVLVQNLKSFVQGVKIEVVEDYQITEKDWLLPKDLKTFAGTMKVHQVVWSKESGNRLALRHLSCVERECLNKIVMCPHGKHLGFHDLTETQLPTFVNTTNMAQLRPIQLTEKLVLRPKPSKEKKHPKKRSSIITELSIHSIQNIDISVLKPSTSKSPVGMNNQKEETGQESSMIPKSLLEKYENFIEFNTPSCSFFDNPDTALLEKYEQSNSDSEQEIKTKVKRRPVKRLSSSSSTSDLNIFD, from the coding sequence atGCCTCGGCCAAGAACACAGACTAGAGAAGAAAGGTTAGAAAAAAGAAGGTTGTACgaaagaaggagaaaagaaagaataaagaGCAATGCAGAGACACGCGAAGAGTTTCTGAAAAAAGATAGAGAAAGATATGCAAGAAAGAAAGCAGCAGGATTAATTGTTTCAAGGCATCAAATGAACAAGACCAAATTAAGAAACTTAAGAAGAAGAAACAACATAAGTGCTGCCGCTTATtaccaaagaaaaaaaaaaagagccACTACGGCTCCTACGGCTACTCGTGCAAACTCTCTAGTTGGAACAGTTCAAGATCATCCAGAACAATCTTCAACAAATCAAATTGGTGAGGATATTAATAATCCTGGACTCAGCACTTCCTGTCAAGATTCACCTTCTTCGACTGCAAGACCTGCCCGTTGCAATACTTTGAGGCACAGCTTACGATTGAACAGTAGAAGTAGCATCAGTACGAATATCCAACCTCAACATACAGCGACTACAACCTCTCGTCCTATATACACAAGCAGTCCACGACAAACCCCGCTCTCAAGGCATCGAAATTTTGTAGACAATAATAATCCTGGTCCAAGTACTTCACGACAAGACTACCCATCTTCATCTCTAAGACCTACTCGTTGCAGCATGATACGGCGCTGCTTGCGGATGAACAGTGATAGTTCCGTCAGTTCCGATGTTCAACATCATATTTACGACAACGTAGTAACTACCACTCCTTGTGTACTACCAAGTAGCGCACAACGAATACCATCTCCATCAAATCTGAGTAGTATTGAGTCAACACTTTGCCCCAACAGCCCTGTGTCAGAATCGTCAATTACATCTGTAGAATTAAGGCGAGCGCTTAAAGATAAATTCCGCATATATCAAAGAACTAAAAATAAGCTAATAAcagaattacaaaataaattattacaggTCTCTCGGGAAAAAGAAATGCTCAAAAAAAGGTGTAATAGACTACAAAGCagttatataaatttgaaaaaaaatacgcaaaaagtagaaaaaaaaacagaagtaGTTATTAAATctgataagaaaaaaaaacaatatctcACGAGGGTTGTAACATTTTTAGAAGACGATGAAAATTCAACAATTTGTCCTGGCAAAAATGACACTATATCAAGACATggcttaaaaaaacaaaagagacTAATGACAGACacacttaaaaatttacacttgAAATATCTAAAATCAGGCGAACCACCGATAAGCTATTCaacattttcaagactgaaacCTTTCTGGATTATTCAACCAAATGTGAATGCACGAAACACATGTTTATGTGAAAAGcatgaaaatatgaaactttTGATTGAATCGATGAAAAGAAATCGCCTGATCAAAGAAAACACAATATCCGACGTTTTAAACAGCCTATGTTGTAGTAAAGATAACATCGATTGTCTGCAAAGAACATGCTCGAACTGTAAAAGTAGACTCATTGATTACCAAGAGTTTGATAATGGAGTACACGTAACGTATTGGAATTGGGAGAAGAACAAAAGTACATACACCAAAAATAGTGTAGAGAAATCTGCTATTAAAGTTGAAAAGGTAAGACACTGGGTAAAACCTCTAGAtctgattaaaaaatttgaaaacagCCTGAAAGCATTCCTTCAACATtgccttaataataaaaaccaaaaCCAAGCTTTTAAgactttaaaagaaaatatgactACAGAAGACTGCATTATACAAATAGATTTTAGTGAAAATTATACCACTAAATATGGATCCGAAATTCAGTCTCTTCATTTTGGTGGCAGCAGAAAACAATTTACGTTACACActgctgtaatttattttaaactgaacAATGAAACTTGCAAAACTCAATCTTTTTGTACTGTAAGTACATCATTAAGGCATGATGCTGCAGCAGTCTGGGCGCATCTTGTTCCTATTTTGcgtgaaattgaaataactgCGCCTCTAGTCCGCAatctttacattatttctGACTCTCCGTCTGCCCAATACCggaataaaaagatattatacataatatcacaACTGTCTTCCTATTGTCCAATGCTGACCCACATAGTATGGAACTATTGCGAGTGCGGCCATGGAAAAAGCGCAGCAGACGGAGTGGGTGGGGTGTTAAAGAGAACGCTGGATAAACAGGTCGCATATCAACATGATATTACCAATATTGAAGTACTAGTACAAAACTTAAAGTCTTTTGTTCAAGGCGTGAAAATCGAAGTAGTTGAAGATTATCAAATAACAGAAAAAGACTGGCTTTTGCCCAAAGACTTGAAAACGTTTGCGGGAACTATGAAAGTTCACCAAGTGGTTTGGTCTAAAGAGTCGGGGAACCGTTTGGCACTTCGTCATCTATCCTGTGTTGAAAGAGAATGCCTAAATAAAATCGTAATGTGCCCTCACGGCAAACATTTAGGTTTTCATGATTTAACTGAGACTCAATTACCTACTTTTGTAAATACTACAAATATGGCACAGCTGCGTCCAATACAACTAACAGAGAAGTTGGTACTACGTCCCAAACCATCCAAAGAAAAGAAACATCCAAAGAAAAGAAGTAGTATTATAACTGAACTATCAATACACTCGATCCAAAACATTGACATATCAGTTCTTAAGCCCTCAACATCCAAATCTCCCGTTGGAATGAATAATCAAAAAGAAGAAACTGGACAGGAATCATCAATGATCCCCAAATCACTACTGGAAAAGTATGAAAACTTCATTGAATTCAACACTCCCTCGTGTTCATTTTTTGATAACCCTGATACTGCATTACTTGAAAAGTATGAACAAAGTAACAGTGACAGTGAACAGGAAATCAAAACTAAAGTCAAGAGGAGACCAGTAAAAAGATTATCATCGTCTTCATCGACTTcagatttgaatatttttgattga
- the LOC106132507 gene encoding prion-like-(Q/N-rich) domain-bearing protein 25 has product MASKLLGVCFVFIALNFCETYLNGICTRTEWTSVPRQVMKTRSVKYQKKPCFFRCWNTRREYYKVTENQRQRRVLYECCKGYIQIGISSKSFPQCVPQCEPSCRNGTCISPNRCECHPGYNLQYGTCLPVCSCDFGTCVEPWSCECFTGYRMTAVNVCSPVCSSGCYNGTCVSPDVCKCDDGWELINGNTCVPKCSTSCQNGTCVAPDTCECDSGNEFVNGSCQIIDTEANTSETTTNSDNEDYENVTEAELSDDPIDNTTVSNDCLNDSCSSTEKNKEEHSYFNVTSDLAQPYEDHKALDWIYYYVIPALVLILILIIILVWKKTSISNHFTGGSYIVEGDKKSAPNNIRLSDIAEIKGKDKSNWCYDEI; this is encoded by the exons ATGGCGTCAAAGCTTTTGGGCGTATGCTTCGTTTTCATCGCTCTGAATTTTTGTGAAACTTATCTAAATGGAATTTGCACAAGGACTGAAtg GACAAGTGTTCCCAGACAGGTGATGAAAACAAGATCAGTGAAGTATCAAAAGAAGCCATGCTTTTTCAGATGTTGGAATACGAGACGAGAGTATTATAAAGTTACGGAGAACCAGAGG CAACGACGTGTTTTATATGAATGCTGCAAAGGTTACATACAAATTGGAATAAGCTCTAA GTCATTCCCACAATGTGTTCCACAATGTGAACCTTCGTGCAGAAATGGGACGTGTATAAGTCCAAATAGATGTGAATGTCATCCAGGATATAACCTTCAATATGGAACATGTTTACCAGTTTGTTCTTGTGACTTTGGAACTTGTGTGGAACCATGGTCCTGCGAATGCTTTACTGGATATAGGATGACCGCTGTCAATGTATGTTCTCCTGTATGCTCTAGTGGATGCTATAATGGAACTTGTGTTAGTCCAGACGTCTGCAAATGTGATGATGGATGGGAACTGATAAATGGAAATACATGTGTTCCAAAATGTTCAACTTCATGTCAAAACGGCACCTGTGTAGCTCCGGATACATGTGAATGTGATTCAGGAAATGAATTCGTTAATGGATCATGTCAAATAATTGATACAGAGGCGAACACTTCTGAAACAACAACAAATTCAGATAACGAGGATTATGAAAATGTCACAGAAGCTGAGCTATCAGATGATCCAATAGATAATACGACTGTGTCTAATGATTGTTTAAATGATAGTTGTTCGAGTACGGAAAAGAACAAAGAAGAACatagttattttaatgttacttCTGATTTAGCCCAGCCATATGAAGATCACAA AGCCCTGGATTGGATATATTACTATGTGATTCCTGCTTTGGTTCTCATTTTGATCCTCATCATAATTCTGGTATGgaaaaaaacatcaatatcTAATCATTTCACTGGAGGTAGTTATATTGTAGAAG GTGATAAGAAAAGTGCTCCAAACAACATAAGATTATCTGATATAGCAGAGATCAAAGGGAAGGATAAAAGCAATTGGtgttacgatgaaatttaa